The following is a genomic window from Halichoerus grypus chromosome 5, mHalGry1.hap1.1, whole genome shotgun sequence.
ctaaaaaacaaaccaaatgatcaaacaaaaacaaaaacacactcataaatacagagaacaaacatggttgccagaggggagggcgaAATAGgcgaaggggattaagaggtacaaacttataattataaataaataaaacacagggatgaaaagtacagcatagggaatatagtcaataatattgtgataatattgtatggtgacagatggtaaccacacTTTTCATGGTAAGCATTAcataatgcatagaattgtcaaatcactatgttgtatacctgaaactaatatatcatgtcaactatacttcaataataaaaagactcaaaattaacaataattaaatCTCATGTGAAatttgtaattgaaaaaaattttgataagaaaatcaagatttgggatgtctgggtggttcagtcagttaagcatctgcctttggctcaggtcgtgatcccagggtcctgggatcgagtcctgcatcaggctccttgctcagtggggagcctgcttctccctctacctgctgctccccctgcttgtgtgctctctctctctctggcaaataaaaaaataaataaaatcttttaaaaaaaatcaatatttttttacaGAACATAGAGATGAAATATTTGACCTGAAAAAACTGAACTTAGGACTCAGAGAGAAACAGGGGAGaagtaactgattttttaaaattccctaatTCCTTacaggcatttttaatttttacaatctTTGCTGCATGCTATATGGATGTTTCTAGTTAGAAACATCATGGTTGTTTCGTGGGCTATTTGTAGAAAATTCAtgtataattttctaaataaattttttggctgaaggagaaagaaatttgaGGGTGAGTTGGGGCAATGGCAcaatggagaaggaggaggagaccaGGGGAGGAATGGAATATGCATTGCCCTGGTGACTTGTTTGGACCCCAGAGGAAGTCCAAGTTCAAGTTCCAGAAGAGCTACATAGTATTTGTCTGAGAAATGGTGTCAGAGTAGGAGGCAGAGccattttctctcccctcctcccatcacCAACCATGCAACTAGCACAAATTTGATTTCCAAGATCTCCGGGCAGCAAGAGAATGCATAgtggtggaaaaataaaatactgggatGCAAGCAGGCCAGGAAGAGTCTAGAACAGGATGGTAAGcagatttcttgttttattgtttcacttgaggagcagagggcaaggagagTACCGGGGAGTGGATTAGAGTCTGTGGTTTGGGGATCCCAGGGCAAATAACACAGTTGGTGTCAGAGGTCAGCAGATGGAATTAGGGGAGAGGATTCAGCCTTCTGAATCCCAGGGCAGAGGGACCCACCAGCCCAGAGCTCAGAACCCTCACTGAGACAACTCAGCCCCTTGGGCAggcccagcagggggagcaggaacaggaggaagGCTTTGGCCACTCGCTGTCCCCAAGCCTGCGCTCCTTGGCTCAGGGTCCACTTCAGCAGCAGCCTCCAGACGACTGACCGCTGCCCTCTCCACAGCAGCTGGAGCCCCCCGAGGGCTGGCTGCAGCAGCCAGGGCTCTGGTGTCTGTGACGGTGGCAACTGCGTCGCCTGTGGTGGCTCAGGCAGCAGCCGCCGCCCCCAGAGCTACAGCAGCCGCCGCCCCCAGAGCTGGAGCCGCAGCAGGGAGAGACTGGGGGGCACTTGGGGGGGCAGTttggggggcacttggggggGCACTTTGGGGGGCACTTGGGCGCAGGACACTTGGGAGGGGGCTGGCACTGCTGCTGGTTCTGCTGCCAGGACATCTCGGCTGGCGGGgtcaggagctgagggagagtcACACAGCGAGTCAGACCTAGGACACACAGGTCTCCCTTGTTTTACCATCATTTCTTtaacctacatttttaaaagcctgttCAAGATAAGTCATGGGGAAATTATCTCTAAAATAGTCTGTCAATTGCtttcacattatctcatttgaaccCTAGGAGCTGTTCATAAAACGGACATGGTGACCTTCTCTTAACAAAGTACAGAGGACAGCTGTATCAACAAAGTCACCCAAAATCAGTGTCCTTTAAGTGAAGGCAAACTGTGCATTCACAAAGTGTGACTTGAGTCCATGCTCTGCACCACTCCGAATTCTGAAACTGTCCCACCTATGAGCCAGATTAGAGTGACAGTGCTCTTTGCTGAGCAAGAAATAAGTGTCTCCTTTTGGAGGAATTTTGCAGCTAGCTTTTCAACAGATATGTATTATTATCATATATcgtatactatatataatatcgTATAAATAAGATATAACTATCccatataattaaatataatacatatatatacatttatatttgggTTAACCAGCTCTTATGGTGACACttggcatatgtatatacacagatataAAACAGGTTACGCAAATCATTCTAGAAATGTAGAAGTGAGGCGAGACCTGACTGTGGCAAGGTGGGGTATGCTATGCACCCTCCACAACACACagtctcctttcttttccacaCCTTAGCACCATAAATTTCAATTTGTTATTCATTATCCACTATCATTATCGTTACTCATTATTCACTATCCAACTTTGGGGTTTCTGGTGCAGATGCCCAGACACCCCTCCTGACCTGCTAACGACACCTGCTGGGGGTAAGACCCATGCATGTCTGGGTTTATGCTTCCTCTGTTCCACTGTTTGAGAGTCACTGTGACTCCAGCAGAAGCTTTGGGGAAGGGACACAGTTGATTTCTCCAAAGTAAACTCTTCCTTCTGAAAGGAAGAACTGTTTAACTTACCAAAAACCTGAGAAACTTAAAAAGATACAGAACTGATTTTATTTAGAGCACAGACACACGAATCATCCTGCTGTCTCCTATCTCTCCTGTCTCATAGCTCATCCCCCTTCATCAGAAATTCTAGATTTTCTGTTCCCCTCTATCTCCCCTGCTCCGTCTGTGGAAGGCTCTGCTCTCAGTCCCAGGGGACACTTACCGGTGCACAGGCAGCACTGGGTCTGTCAGCACCTCAGGAGAAGAGAGTATGGAGGTGCTCTGACCCTGAGGCCCTCTTATCCTGGCCTTGGGCTCCGCCCTCAGCCTGTGAGTCAGGACCTGGGCATGAGGGGACTGCCTCCTGCCACCTACATGGTCCTGTGACAGGTGGTGACTGgcagctccttcctgcctccttccatgGGGCTCAGAGCAGCTGCTCCCAGCTTGGAATAGGGCTGCTTAGAAATGGGGTAGAGGGTAAATTCCTACCATCATCTGCCACTTTATTATCCTCAGTGATTCCTGCCTCCCACTCTCTTTCTTGGAGCTTGGTCCCCCAcgccttccccttctccctcttgcaATGTTAATTCATTAGCTCTAGGCCTCCTAGATTGAACAATGAAACATAGATGCTTCCAAGCTTTTTCACATGTGTTCCAGTCACTTTGCCATTGAGAGTGAGTGTATCTGTGCATTCGAACaggtgtctgtgtctgtgtgtttctAAATGTGCTGTATGCATTAGGTGTGTGTTGTGTCAAGCTCACATTCCAAAACTGCTTTACCTCTTAAAATCAACTCgacttggaaaaattatttaggaGTTAGGTTTGGGGCTCTGAAGTCAGACATCCTGGGCATGAATTCTAGCTCTGACATTATTGATATAACTTAGGGCAAATCTTTTAACCTCtttgcctcagtctcctcatctgtaaaacagtgaCTTTAATAACCTCTACTTCATGAGTTCACTAGAAGTATTAAATGGGATAACATACTTGAAGCTCATAGAACTTTGCCTTGCACATTTTATGCACACCATAaaccatcatcgtcatcatcgtCATTTTCCTTAATCAACTTCTATGTGCATGCTGTGGCaatcaatagattttttttctttttttgtccattGCAAAGCCAGCATTTGCATAAGACTTCAGAGTTTACAGATAGTTTTCCCATGTGACTTAAGCCATGAGCATAAGACCTGGAACCTGCAGATACATGTGGTGAAGACTTTACACTGCAGAGGTCTGGCCCTATGTTGCCTGAGAATGACTCTTGTCTTCCTGCTCACGTTATTAAAAGGCTTACGTATAAGGGAGCAGTCAGGATATCAATTCATTGGCTCACACAGGTAAGTCTTACTCAGGAGCTGAGCACTGATTCTTAAGGTAATTGGCCTGAGGGTTCATACAGCCCATGCTTTTAGTGATGTGGTACCCAAACCACCCACCAGTCTAATTAAGATCTGGGTGAGAAGTTGACAACTTGTTTGGAACCTCATAAGGACTTGTCTGCTTGCCTTGACTACATGATGTCAATGACTGGTATTCaatttaataagagaaaaatttattAAGCAAGTGATTGGCTTTTAGGTCTTCTCTTATTAGGGATTAGGTATGAGATCTAGAGTGGAAATAGAAGGTAAATTAAAAGTAATGCAATATACCTCACATTGGAAAGTTATAGAAATAACTGTgatcatttattttctaatttattttgacTGTGTTTACCTATAATCCAGTAGCTGCTTAATAAATCGTTGAAAGTGTTCAATTCTTATAGAATCACTCTGAGGTTCACACTGTCTTAAGTAAAcccatgaattattttttcacCCATCTAATTCTTTTTTGTAACACACATTATTAGACAATAGTCTTAAAGTAGTAAAGAAAAGGTAGTTGATTATTTCTTATGCCTAGTGGCCCCTAAAACtataatataaaaggaaaatgtgatgTTTATCCACTTCCAAATAAAACTATTCAGGTGGAAAAGAACAACATGTAAACAGATTTGAAAGGGAAATGACAGATTGAGAGTAAAATTACAACACATATTCCATGAATAAGATTAAAATAGTTGATATGCaactatattttacaaattaataacGAGAAAATCCCAATGGAAATAATACCAAAAAGGTAAATAGGCAAGAAAAAATGCTAGATTTATATATGAccaacaaatatttggaaaaactaggaaaaaagacattttgttttatcttatgaAATACATGCATTCATATCAAATAggcaaaaagttaaaagttttatAAACTGACTGTAGATGTGGAAGGAAAAAGGTGGTGTGGATAAAATGTAAATAGGGATTATTTTTTACCTTTCCAAAGGGCAAATTATTGGTCCATTCATCCAGATAATATTTATTGATgagtaaaatgattaaaatgtagAGTGTACATGATTTTGACCAGGCAATTCCAATTTTAGGGCTTCTATTCTGTAGATATTATCACAAAAGTGTGACTATCTCAATACTCAAGGATGTTaactattatatttataatatgagaatttggaaaaaaaccTCAATACCTATAATAGATTGTAATATAAGCATGCGAAGAAATACATagtgattaaaattattttgtggttctatattcagtcatgaaaagatatttcttaACTGAAGCTGTTATAGAACACATACATTATACCATGacaattagaaatataatttaaaaataaaactatatataataacaacaaaaacacatataTCTAAGAATAGACATCTCAAAAGATGTAGAAGTGGAGAAAGTTGGAAAACTCTATTGAAAGACATTAAAGTCAATATAGAAAAGTAATTCCATAATTGGAAGACCTAAAGTGGAAAACgtacatttattaaaaacttcaaaaatttcaaaaatgattttatagaaTACCCTTATAAACTTTTGGTTGGAAGGGGTCCCCTAAATAATACAAACAAGTGCATGTCAGAGACAAATACAAcataagcagaaaggaaaaaataatgtttggTTATACAAAAATCAAGCCTTCCTTCATTAAATAATGTCAGAAAGAGTGAAAATCTAAAATACAGATTATGAGacaatatttgcaacacataaaATTGACAACAAATTAGTATGTAAAGAACCTTACAAACCAatgagaagaaagcaaagaaggaaaaatgaacaaaagacacaaaaaaaCTGATTCCCAGAAGGGAAAAACTAACTAACCAATAAGTTATGAAAAAAACCTTGAAAGGAatcagagaaaagcaagaaaaaaccaTATCCATCACATTAGCAAGATTTTAAAATCCTGACAGTATTTATTATTGGAACCAGTGTTGAAGGACAGAAATTCCCATAACCTCTGATGAGAATATGCATTTGCACGACTTTGAAGAGCAATATGGCAATAACTAGTCCGGGTAAAAACAGAAGTACTAAAAGACCcaccaattccactcctaagtctATGCACGGGATACAAAAAAGGCATGTGTGAGAATGTTCAAAAAATAGGATTATTTATAGAGCACCTACTGGAAGCAAGGTAAACACCCAACTGCAGGTGAATGCACAGGTAAAGTGTGAGTACTGTTACATTAAAATACCATAcaatagtgaaaataaatgaaatgagatagAGTCAGCTATATCGATATAGATAAGTGTAACAAAGACATAGGGTACGTTTTCAcatttagaaagttaaaaatatgttataatcAATGctaaataaactataaataaaatatagtttagttaaatac
Proteins encoded in this region:
- the LOC118526162 gene encoding uncharacterized protein LOC118526162, whose translation is MSWQQNQQQCQPPPKCPAPKCPPKCPPKCPPNCPPKCPPVSPCCGSSSGGGGCCSSGGGGCCLSHHRRRSCHRHRHQSPGCCSQPSGGSSCCGEGSGQSSGGCC